Part of the bacterium genome is shown below.
GAAGACGCCTGTTTCCCTACAGGTTCAGGAACTTGCGGAGATCCGCCTCGACGACCGCCTCCGTGACGGATTTCGCGATGGAGATCTCCTTCACGAGCAGGGAACGCGCCGAGTCCAGCATCTTCCGTTCGCCGAACGAGAGGGCTTTCCCGTTTTTCAGCAGAAGCAGGTTGCGCAGCACCTCGGCGATGTCGAAGGGGGAGCCGGACTTGATCTTTTCCATGTACATCCGGTACCGGCGGTTCCACGGCTTCGGCTCGAGCTCCACCTCGCGCTCCCTCAGGATCTTGTAGACGGAGCGGACCGCCGAGGCGTCCATGATCGCGCGAAGCCCGACCTGTTCGGCGTTCCCCATCGGGATCATGATGGTGATCCCCGTGTCGAGGATCCTCAGGACGTAGAACGACTCCTTC
Proteins encoded:
- a CDS encoding CarD family transcriptional regulator, which produces MFYNTPKKGILIAGKNPPEVRVDFKTGDMAVYPAHGVGIVEKIETKCFNDGKKESFYVLRILDTGITIMIPMGNAEQVGLRAIMDASAVRSVYKILREREVELEPKPWNRRYRMYMEKIKSGSPFDIAEVLRNLLLLKNGKALSFGERKMLDSARSLLVKEISIAKSVTEAVVEADLRKFLNL